A part of Microthrixaceae bacterium genomic DNA contains:
- a CDS encoding ABC transporter permease has protein sequence MRGIAQRLAQLLAVFVVVTFFTAGLISLVPGRPELIVIPFDQTGEQQQAFREANNLDEPLPVRWFEWVKDFVGGDMGNFYSATGGEPVSNRFGESWPVSLALILYTQVVALAIAVPLAIWAAYRSGGWVDKAINTTAFALISLPGFAVALLLTYFLGVKMRWLPTQGYERLSEDPVQHFKTVAIPVLSLAAGQIAVYMRLLRSDLVATLQEDFILMAKAKGISNGRVLWRHALRPSSLTLLTVTGLSMGNLIGGTIVVEYLLSIPGLGLMLGEAVGYRQYEALQSLVAVIAIAFVLINFAVDALYTVLDPRIRERSA, from the coding sequence ATGCGAGGAATCGCTCAGCGACTTGCCCAACTGTTGGCGGTGTTCGTGGTGGTCACCTTCTTCACCGCGGGCTTGATCAGCCTCGTGCCCGGCCGGCCTGAACTGATCGTGATCCCCTTCGATCAGACCGGTGAACAACAACAGGCATTCCGAGAGGCCAACAACCTCGACGAACCGCTTCCGGTGAGGTGGTTCGAATGGGTGAAGGACTTCGTCGGCGGCGACATGGGGAACTTCTACAGCGCCACTGGAGGCGAGCCGGTCTCCAACCGCTTCGGCGAGTCGTGGCCGGTGTCGCTGGCCCTGATCCTCTACACACAGGTCGTTGCGTTGGCCATCGCGGTGCCGCTGGCCATCTGGGCTGCGTACCGCTCGGGCGGCTGGGTGGACAAGGCCATCAACACCACAGCATTCGCGCTCATCTCCCTACCAGGCTTTGCCGTCGCGCTCCTGCTCACGTATTTCCTCGGCGTGAAGATGAGGTGGCTCCCGACCCAGGGCTACGAACGGCTCAGCGAAGATCCGGTTCAGCACTTCAAGACCGTGGCCATCCCGGTGCTCTCCTTGGCCGCCGGGCAGATAGCGGTCTACATGCGCCTCCTCCGTTCGGACCTCGTGGCCACCCTCCAGGAGGATTTCATCCTCATGGCCAAAGCCAAGGGCATCTCCAATGGACGGGTGCTATGGCGCCACGCTCTTCGACCCTCCAGCCTCACCCTGCTGACCGTCACCGGTCTCAGCATGGGCAACCTCATCGGTGGGACAATCGTCGTCGAGTACCTCCTATCCATCCCGGGACTCGGGCTGATGCTCGGCGAGGCCGTTGGTTACCGGCAGTACGAGGCCCTTCAAAGCCTGGTCGCCGTCATCGCCATTGCGTTCGTGCTCATCAACTTCGCGGTAGACGCGCTCTACACCGTGCTCGACCCCCGGATTCGGGAACGTTCCGCATGA
- a CDS encoding ABC transporter permease translates to MNQNSALSDTTQDSQSLEARQPSEPSEPKKRLPLGAYLAIGWLVLIVGSAILADFLPLHDPAAEVASLPRLAPGQEGLILGADNGSRDMLSRTIYGARSSLLIAVGAVGIGFVVGGLLGLLGGYFRNWIGKVLTSLFDILLAIPALVLALSLVSVLKGGGVQDQDSFRLPPIWILIISLGVVSIPLLARITRGNTMAWSQREFVTAAQAQGATHGRILFREILPNVLPAMVYIAILGIAIAIVAEGGLAILGASLDPPTPSWGVMINDGRSYMRDAPFIMFVPITATFFTVMSLNYLGDLIRERYDVRESAL, encoded by the coding sequence ATGAATCAGAACTCGGCACTCTCCGACACCACCCAGGACTCGCAATCGTTGGAAGCACGGCAGCCTTCTGAGCCATCGGAACCCAAGAAGCGACTACCGCTTGGCGCCTACCTCGCCATCGGCTGGCTGGTCCTGATTGTCGGCTCGGCCATCCTGGCCGACTTCCTTCCGCTCCACGACCCCGCAGCTGAGGTGGCGTCCCTCCCGAGGCTTGCCCCCGGCCAGGAGGGGTTGATCCTCGGTGCAGACAACGGGTCCAGAGACATGCTGTCGCGCACCATCTACGGTGCCCGCTCCTCGCTGTTGATCGCCGTGGGTGCAGTCGGGATCGGGTTCGTGGTCGGAGGCCTGCTGGGCCTGCTTGGCGGCTACTTCCGAAACTGGATCGGCAAGGTTCTCACCAGCCTCTTCGACATCCTGCTCGCCATCCCAGCGTTGGTGTTGGCCCTCTCCCTGGTGTCGGTGCTCAAAGGGGGTGGCGTGCAGGATCAGGACTCGTTCCGCCTTCCTCCCATCTGGATCCTGATCATCTCCTTGGGGGTGGTTTCGATTCCGCTTCTGGCGCGCATTACCAGAGGCAACACCATGGCATGGTCACAACGCGAGTTCGTCACCGCGGCCCAGGCTCAGGGTGCGACCCACGGCAGGATCCTCTTCCGAGAGATACTGCCCAACGTCCTGCCCGCCATGGTGTACATCGCCATCCTCGGAATCGCCATCGCCATCGTCGCCGAGGGCGGCCTCGCCATTCTTGGTGCCAGTCTCGATCCGCCGACTCCGAGCTGGGGGGTGATGATCAACGACGGGCGGTCCTACATGCGAGATGCCCCCTTCATCATGTTCGTACCCATCACCGCTACGTTCTTCACGGTCATGTCGCTCAACTACCTCGGTGACCTCATCCGGGAGCGCTACGACGTTCGGGAGAGCGCCCTGTGA
- a CDS encoding ABC transporter ATP-binding protein, producing the protein MHANENPTTTVLEVSDLVTRFSSERGTVNAVRGVSLSLERGRTLGVVGESGSGKSVLSRSIMGLVPPNASRTGSVRFEGQEILNLPSNEMRHFWGEKMSMVFQDPMTALNPVLRVERQITESLHEHIDMTKAQARETALALLTSVGIPEPARRLRQYPHEMSGGMRQRIMIAIALACGPRMLFADEPTTALDVTVQAQILDLLQELQADRQMAMILVTHDLGVVAGRAHDIAVMYAGRIVEMAPAARLFASVRHPYTEALLRSIPKLEMAKHTRLDAIEGRPPDLVRPPQGCAFAARCSYAQERCMTDDPILQVDSSDPSHSFACHFPVGTDGSSDTLATTTSTPIPSPGIKVDGRPPRLTGDTPSEDLGSNDPQTKGSED; encoded by the coding sequence ATGCACGCCAACGAGAACCCGACCACGACCGTGCTCGAGGTGAGCGACCTGGTCACCAGGTTCAGCAGCGAGCGCGGCACCGTCAACGCTGTTCGTGGAGTCTCTCTGTCGCTTGAGCGGGGTCGAACCCTGGGTGTCGTCGGCGAGTCGGGCTCAGGAAAGTCGGTCCTATCCCGTTCGATCATGGGGCTGGTTCCACCTAACGCCTCACGAACCGGAAGCGTTCGCTTCGAGGGCCAGGAGATCCTCAACCTGCCGTCTAACGAGATGCGCCACTTCTGGGGCGAGAAGATGTCGATGGTCTTCCAGGACCCGATGACCGCACTGAACCCGGTGCTGCGCGTCGAACGCCAGATCACCGAGTCCCTCCACGAGCACATCGACATGACCAAGGCCCAGGCCCGCGAGACGGCCCTGGCGCTTCTCACGTCGGTCGGAATTCCCGAACCGGCCCGACGCCTCCGCCAGTATCCCCACGAGATGTCGGGGGGTATGCGTCAACGCATCATGATCGCCATCGCCTTGGCCTGTGGACCTCGGATGCTCTTCGCCGACGAGCCGACCACCGCGCTTGACGTAACTGTGCAGGCCCAGATCCTCGATCTGTTGCAGGAACTCCAAGCGGACCGTCAGATGGCCATGATCCTTGTGACCCACGACCTTGGGGTGGTGGCGGGCCGGGCTCACGACATTGCGGTCATGTACGCCGGACGCATCGTGGAGATGGCTCCCGCAGCTCGACTCTTCGCTTCGGTACGCCACCCGTACACCGAAGCTCTCCTGCGATCCATCCCCAAGCTGGAGATGGCCAAGCACACTCGTCTCGATGCCATCGAGGGACGGCCCCCGGACCTCGTGCGCCCCCCGCAGGGCTGTGCCTTCGCCGCTCGCTGCTCCTACGCACAGGAGCGGTGCATGACCGATGACCCAATCCTCCAGGTGGATTCGAGCGATCCCAGCCACTCCTTTGCCTGCCACTTTCCGGTGGGCACGGATGGATCTTCAGACACCCTGGCCACTACGACGTCGACGCCGATACCGTCCCCCGGCATCAAGGTGGATGGACGCCCTCCGAGACTGACCGGCGATACCCCCTCGGAAGATCTCGGCTCCAACGATCCTCAGACCAAGGGGAGTGAGGACTGA
- a CDS encoding ATP-binding cassette domain-containing protein — MAGIGKAHLRASDQALLRVEDLVVEFPAGRGQRVHAVTDVNLDVLRGETLGLVGESGCGKSTTGKAIMQLPAPTSGSVVFDGTDLTGLEGTALREVRTRLQMIFQDPISSLNPRRRIEDIVAEGIDIWKKASGADRDRQVDDMLLTVGMDPRVVRGRRPHQFSGGQCQRISIARAVITEPQLIVCDEPVSALDVSVQAQILNLLEDMKAQYGLTLIFIAHDLAVVKNISDRVAVMYLGRLCEVGDPDVLYQAPAHPYTAALLSAIPVPDPSVRPDQRQTLGGEIPSPLSPPSGCRFRTRCPRADEQCVDEVPEMVQIGDDHFVACHHPLEPGEAETMVTVSGGIS, encoded by the coding sequence ATGGCCGGCATCGGCAAGGCCCACCTTCGAGCTTCCGACCAGGCCCTGCTCCGGGTGGAAGACCTGGTGGTCGAGTTTCCGGCTGGACGCGGACAGCGTGTCCATGCCGTGACCGACGTGAACCTGGATGTGCTGAGGGGAGAGACGCTAGGCCTGGTGGGCGAGTCAGGTTGTGGCAAGTCGACAACGGGCAAGGCCATCATGCAGCTGCCCGCCCCGACCTCGGGATCGGTGGTCTTCGACGGAACCGACCTGACCGGGCTGGAGGGAACCGCTCTACGGGAGGTACGTACCCGACTCCAGATGATCTTCCAGGATCCGATCTCATCGCTCAATCCCCGACGTCGAATCGAAGACATCGTGGCCGAGGGCATCGACATCTGGAAGAAGGCCTCGGGCGCAGACCGGGATCGTCAAGTCGACGACATGCTCCTGACCGTCGGCATGGACCCAAGGGTGGTCCGGGGACGTCGCCCCCACCAGTTCTCAGGTGGTCAGTGCCAGCGGATCTCGATCGCTCGCGCCGTAATCACCGAGCCACAGCTCATCGTTTGCGATGAACCCGTCTCCGCTCTCGACGTGTCGGTGCAGGCTCAGATCCTGAACCTCCTCGAGGACATGAAGGCCCAGTACGGCCTCACCCTCATCTTCATCGCCCACGATCTCGCCGTGGTCAAGAACATCAGCGACCGGGTGGCGGTCATGTACCTGGGGCGATTGTGCGAAGTCGGTGATCCAGACGTGCTCTACCAAGCACCCGCACACCCCTATACCGCGGCCCTCCTCAGCGCGATCCCGGTTCCCGACCCCTCGGTCCGGCCCGATCAACGCCAGACCCTCGGCGGTGAGATCCCCTCCCCTCTGTCTCCTCCGTCAGGGTGCCGCTTCCGGACGCGCTGCCCTCGGGCCGACGAGCAATGCGTCGACGAGGTGCCAGAGATGGTCCAGATCGGCGATGACCACTTCGTGGCTTGCCACCATCCGCTCGAGCCCGGCGAGGCCGAGACAATGGTGACCGTCTCAGGGGGGATTTCCTGA
- a CDS encoding TetR/AcrR family transcriptional regulator: protein MLLAEQDPLTVPMEGVAKAAGTSRPLVHSYFTDRRGLLDAIHIRIIRRLDDWVFHGLERADTTHARIAALVNGVMSFIDQESQAWGILSTSGGYDHPAFHRLRARWVDSLVDGNPDRMIPAQVVVSALVLTGGSWVTAGTEPVAVVRVLAPLVTTDTAPTG from the coding sequence TTGCTCCTCGCCGAACAGGATCCTTTGACAGTCCCGATGGAGGGCGTGGCCAAAGCCGCTGGGACTTCGCGTCCGCTGGTACACAGCTACTTCACCGACCGACGAGGCCTCCTCGACGCGATCCACATCCGGATAATCCGACGTCTGGATGACTGGGTGTTCCATGGCCTCGAGCGTGCCGACACCACCCACGCCCGGATCGCGGCGCTCGTCAACGGTGTCATGTCGTTCATTGACCAGGAATCCCAAGCCTGGGGGATTCTGTCCACCAGCGGGGGGTACGACCATCCCGCCTTTCACCGGCTTCGCGCCCGTTGGGTCGATTCCCTCGTCGATGGCAACCCAGATCGGATGATTCCGGCCCAGGTCGTCGTCTCCGCCCTGGTTCTCACCGGCGGCAGCTGGGTGACAGCCGGCACCGAACCTGTGGCCGTGGTTCGGGTCTTGGCCCCGCTGGTCACCACCGACACCGCACCCACTGGGTGA
- a CDS encoding peptidylprolyl isomerase has protein sequence MAKPPAMEIDLNTIYTVTLGTPKGTIVMDLDPRLAPNTVNHFVVLARQGFYTGLTFHRVVPGFVIQGGDPEGSGRGGPGYRWNDEPVKAEYTLGALAMANAGPNTNGSQFFICIDDCTTKLDKLYNLFGYVTEGIEVAQAISVGDTMDSVEVAERPAS, from the coding sequence ATGGCCAAGCCCCCCGCGATGGAAATCGATCTCAACACCATCTACACCGTCACCCTAGGCACCCCCAAGGGAACGATCGTGATGGACCTCGACCCGAGACTGGCGCCCAACACCGTCAACCACTTCGTCGTCCTGGCCCGCCAGGGCTTCTACACCGGGCTCACCTTCCACCGGGTCGTGCCCGGGTTCGTAATCCAGGGCGGTGACCCCGAGGGAAGCGGTCGCGGTGGTCCCGGCTACCGGTGGAACGACGAACCGGTGAAGGCCGAGTACACGTTGGGAGCGCTGGCCATGGCCAACGCCGGCCCCAACACCAACGGAAGCCAGTTCTTCATCTGCATCGATGACTGCACCACCAAGTTGGACAAGCTCTACAACCTGTTCGGGTACGTCACCGAGGGCATCGAGGTCGCTCAGGCCATCTCCGTCGGCGACACCATGGACTCGGTCGAGGTAGCCGAACGCCCTGCGTCCTGA
- a CDS encoding AMP-binding protein produces the protein MYLNLAALHELIGEHRQDDPCLIWRDRVWTWSEVTERTRRLANFLVDRGLGRHGPLSDRAWWESPHDHVAIYATNGNAYLEVMVGAAKAGAASVNVNYRYGPAELAYVLNDSGASAVLYQRSFSPTLVQALPLLERSPLLVCIDDGTDVPHLDGAIDYEEAIRSSPSDRPEVSWLPDDLYILYTGGTTGKPKGVLWRQADFLVAALGLVPTGMDEVDGARLVDAAMSRHLRALPAPPFMHGAAHWNALSCWLNGGTVVVQDRTDTFVAADVLDTCERRRVTSLQIVGDAFARPLVDELRRQTRDLSALRHLLTGGAILSPAIQHDLLELLPGLKIVDVLGSSETGRQAVANTSGDQPDGAGRFAPAATTAVIREDRQSVLPADDLSIGWLGQGGRMPRGYLGDEARTTATFPTISGVRWAVAGDRARHRGDGTIELLGRESVTINTGGEKVFAEEVEQALKAHPAVYDVLVVGRPSDRWGQEVTAVVAFRSGRSATVEELRSECGQHLARYKLPRHLVTVDSIQRSPSGKPDYAWALQVTEQEQ, from the coding sequence GTGTACCTCAACCTGGCCGCTCTGCACGAACTGATCGGTGAGCATCGTCAGGATGATCCCTGCCTGATCTGGCGCGACCGCGTCTGGACGTGGTCGGAGGTGACCGAACGGACTCGTCGGCTGGCCAACTTCCTGGTGGACCGCGGGCTGGGACGTCACGGCCCCCTGTCCGACCGGGCTTGGTGGGAGTCTCCTCACGACCATGTGGCCATCTATGCCACCAATGGAAACGCCTACCTGGAGGTGATGGTCGGCGCCGCCAAGGCCGGAGCAGCATCGGTCAACGTCAACTACCGCTACGGTCCCGCGGAGCTGGCCTATGTCCTCAATGATTCGGGCGCGTCCGCGGTCCTATACCAGCGATCCTTTTCCCCGACCCTCGTCCAGGCGCTCCCGCTGTTGGAGCGGTCGCCACTGCTCGTGTGCATCGACGACGGCACCGACGTCCCTCACCTCGATGGCGCCATCGACTACGAAGAAGCAATCCGGTCATCGCCGAGTGACAGACCTGAGGTGTCGTGGCTACCCGACGACCTCTACATCCTCTACACCGGCGGAACGACTGGAAAGCCCAAAGGTGTGTTGTGGAGGCAGGCAGACTTCCTGGTGGCGGCGCTGGGTCTTGTTCCTACCGGCATGGACGAAGTCGATGGTGCGAGATTGGTCGATGCGGCCATGTCACGACACCTCAGAGCTCTTCCCGCTCCTCCGTTCATGCATGGAGCCGCTCACTGGAACGCTCTCAGCTGCTGGCTCAACGGTGGCACCGTCGTCGTTCAGGACCGTACCGACACCTTCGTTGCCGCTGATGTGCTCGATACCTGTGAGCGACGCAGGGTCACGTCATTGCAGATCGTGGGCGATGCCTTCGCCCGACCGCTGGTCGATGAGCTCCGACGACAAACGCGAGATCTGTCAGCCCTTAGGCACCTTCTGACCGGTGGCGCGATCCTGTCACCTGCCATCCAACACGATCTCCTCGAACTCCTACCCGGGCTGAAGATCGTCGATGTGCTCGGGTCTTCCGAGACCGGGCGCCAGGCGGTGGCCAACACCTCCGGCGATCAACCCGACGGTGCCGGGAGGTTCGCACCCGCGGCCACGACCGCTGTGATCAGAGAGGACCGCCAGAGCGTGCTCCCAGCCGACGACCTCAGCATCGGCTGGCTGGGGCAGGGAGGCCGGATGCCTCGTGGCTACCTCGGCGACGAGGCCCGAACCACAGCCACGTTCCCGACGATTTCAGGAGTGCGCTGGGCCGTCGCCGGAGACCGGGCCCGCCATCGCGGTGACGGGACCATCGAGTTGCTGGGCCGCGAATCGGTCACCATCAACACCGGTGGGGAGAAGGTGTTCGCCGAGGAGGTTGAACAGGCGTTGAAGGCTCACCCCGCGGTCTACGACGTGCTTGTGGTGGGTCGACCCAGCGACCGGTGGGGTCAAGAGGTCACCGCAGTCGTGGCCTTCAGGTCCGGTCGATCAGCCACAGTCGAGGAGCTCCGGTCCGAATGTGGCCAGCATCTCGCCCGGTACAAGCTCCCCCGACACCTGGTGACGGTCGATTCGATCCAGCGCAGCCCCAGCGGCAAACCCGACTACGCCTGGGCGCTCCAGGTGACCGAGCAAGAGCAATGA